CGCATGTGCCTGACCCTGCCCGAAACCCTGATCACCGTCATGGGCATCGAAAAGGTCCTGCCACATTGGGAAGATATTGAGGTCTTCATGCAACTACTCCCCCGGTCCTCCACCGGCGAGCGCATGAACCCTTACACCTCGCTGTGGACCGGTGTCACCGAAGATGATGGCCCGCAGAACGTTCACATTGTGTTGCTTGATAACGGACGTACCCGTGCACTGGCGGACCGCTTCGGTCGCACGGCGCTGAACTGCATTCGTTGCTCGGCCTGCATGAACGTGTGCCCAGTCTATGAGCGCACCGGTGGCCACGCCTACGGTTCGACCTACCCCGGCCCGATCGGCGCGATCCTCTCCCCACTGCTCACCGGCATTGAGGTCGAAGAAAACGGTTCCCTGCCTTACGCGTCCTCGCTGTGTGGTGCTTGTTATGAAGCCTGCCCAGTGAAGATCAATATTCCTGAAATCCTCGTGCACCTACGTGGTGAAGACGTGGATGCTAAGCGTGAGAAGCACAAGCTCCCGACCCAGATGGACCTGCTGATGAAGGGTGGTTCCTGGGCCTTGGGTAAGGGCAAGAATATTGGTCTGCTCGAAAAGGCGTTACCGCTGGGACGTTTGGCTGCCGGCAAAGATAAGAAGATCAAGAAGTTGCCGGGCATCGCCGCCGGGTGGACTCAGAGCCGCGACATTCCAGCCCCACCGAACAAGTCCTTCCGCGACTGGTGGAGCGACGAGAAGGAGTCCAAGTGAGCGCGAAAGAAGAAATCCTAGGCCGCATCCGTACGGCTCTGGCCGATACTCCGGTCACCGAAGAAGTTCCTCGTGAATACCGCACCACGTCCACGATGAGCCAAGAGCAGCTCATTGAACTGTTGGTCGACCGCTTGGTGGACTACAAGGCTGGTGTTGACGTCATTGAGGCCGAGCAGATTCCTGATTTTGTGGCCTCCAAGCTCAAGGACGCCAGCAGCGTGGTTTACCCGCAGGGTTTGGATGCACGGTGGCTTTCTGCGCTAGGTTCCGAAGTAGAACTTCGACTGGATGCCCCGGGGGCTCGTTTGAGCGTGGCCGAGCTGGATGCCACCAGCGCAGTGGTCACTTCTTCGGCGGTCTCGGTTGCCGAGTCGGGAACCATCATCCTCGATGGCCAACCCGATCAGGGGCGTCGCGCGATTTCACTGGTCCCCGATCACCACGTGTGCATCGTGCCAGTGTCCACAATCGTGCAATTACTGCCCGAGGCCATGCCACGACTGAGCATCACCCGCCCGTTGACCTGGATTTCTGGCCCATCGGCCACCAGTGATATTGAGCTGGAACGTGTCGAAGGCGTCCATGGTCCACGCACCTTAGACGTGCTGATGGTTCGCGGCCTGTAGTACGACCTACGAAAAGTGGCCGATTCCCTCCCCCGCTTTTGGGGTAGAGAAGCGGCCACTTTTTGCTGCAGACGCTATTTGGTGGTCACGGCCAATTCGTTAGGCTCGGTGTCCAGCACCACGGAGGCAGTCTCGTTGCCAGACTCTAGATCGATGGCATGCACCGTCTTCTTAGCTGGTTCGCTGACGTAGGCGGTGTTACCGTCAATGCGCAACGCTGGGTGGGCTTCCTGCCACTGCGATGGGCCTTCCCACGCATCAATGGCATCGATGCTTCGGGTGATCTTTCCGGTGCTCGGGTCAATCACGTGGATCTTACCGTCGGTACCCAGAAGGTAACCGAGATCTTCAGGGCCACGAGCGACCCCGCGCCAGGTGTATTCAATTCCATCAGGCAAATCGGCAACTTGGTAGCTAGGCTTCGCGGTGTCGATCAGGGTGATCTGGTGCAGCAGGTTTCCTTCTGCGTCAGGATCATTCTGGTAGTCACCGATCACCAATGCGCTGGTGTGTGAGACATAGGCATTACCCATGCGACCGTACTCATCCGGTGCACTGAGCTTGGTGAATTTTCCGTCAGCAAATACCAGTGCCCCATCTGCACACCCGAACACCGCGCGGCCTTCGGCAGCGGTTCCTTCACCATGAACAGCCGGGCAGTCGGTGTTTTCGGCGATCTTCTTATGCTGGGCGTCAAGCTGCTGCACACCGGTGCGCGAGGAAGCATCGCCAATGGTGGTCAGTACCGTTCCATCTTCCATTGCCACGGAAACACCGTGGTGAGCTGGCGATTCGATGGTCTCTACCTCGGGCAGTTTTCCTTCATCCTCGGCCAGTTTATCGGTGTCAAAGATTGTGGTGACTCCGCTGCCATCATCAAAAAGGGCGGTCTTGCCTGCGTGTGGAACTACGTGTCCGGCAGCTGAGGCAGCGAAAGTCGCTTCGGTCAGCTCAGGGGTGCTGGCATCAAGCACCTGGAATCCCTTGGAGGTGGTGAGCAGGAAGTTTCTACCATCACCAGCGGAATTCAGTCGGGTGAATTCTTCGGTGTCAAAGGTTTTGAGCACTTCGAGGCTCTTGCCATCTAAGACCGCGGCACCATTGGCGTAGGTCACTGCAACTCGTGGCGAGGTGGATGCGTCGGTGGAGTCGGCTGCGCTCTGCGCCGAGCATCCGGTGGCCAGCAGGCCGAGGACGGCTAGGGATGAGCCGACCTTGAGGGTGCGATGAGAGATGAGATTCATGATTCCTTTCTTACTGCGCTTAGTTGCGCAATGCTTGGGTAATTTTTTCGGTGTTGACTTGCATCATCTTTAGGTAGCTGTCGGCGGGTTCGCCCGGTAAGGTCAGCGACTCTGAATACAGGTGCACGATCTGAACATCGATGTTTGCTTCGTCTGCCAGGGCACGAGCCAATTTGTCGGGCTGAGCGGATTCAACAAAGATCGCTGAAACCTTTGACGTGCGGATAGCTTCTGCCAGCGAAGCCATATCGGCTGCGCTCGGCGAAGCTAGGGTGGTCCCCGAGGGGATCACCGCTCCTACGGTGCGAAAGCCAAAGCGCTTGCTGAGGTATCCAAAGACGTGATGATTGGTCACCAGTGCGCGAGATTCTTCGGGAATCTGGTTGAAGGAGTCAGCCATCTGTTGTTCCAGCTCAGTCAGCTCGCCCCGATAGGACTGGGTGTCTTCATTCAGTTGTTCTGCCTGGATGCCGGGAAGCTCCTGAAGATCTGAAGCTAAGGCATCAACCACGTCAATCATCTGTACTGGGTCAGTCCAAAAGTGTGGGTCAGCGGCTCCACTAGATCCAGAAACATTAAGTACCTGCACGTGGTCCGTAGCAACGAAGTGCTCCTTGCCTGCAGCATCGACCGCTTCCAGCTGGTGTTGCAGCCCCTCTTCTAGGTTGAGCCCATTGGAAACGACCAAGTCTGCATCGTTGAGTAAGGCGGCTTGTTGGGCTGAAATCTCGAAGGAGTGGGGATCAACGTTGGCCGGCATCAAGGTGTGAACCTGTGCTTGGTCGCCGACAAGGTTCTGTACGACGTCCGCAAGGATGTTCGTGGTCACCACGACGCTGGGCTGTTGATCTTCGTGGGCTGTTGCTGCACAACCGGTCAAGATCATTGGCACCAACAACAGGGCGGATAGAGTCTTGAACGGATTGTTCTTGCGACTGATCAATTTCCCACCTGTGTCATCCACGTTGGAGCAACGCTGGGGGTCAGTGTTCGGGCAATACGTGCTGAATCGGCGAAGTCGATTTCATAGACTTGCTCTTCAGCCGGCGCACTAACATAAGCGCGTTGGGCATCAAGAACGAGGTTCACGCTGTCCATGGCCACTGGATCTTTCAGGGTCTTCTTCAGCAATGTTTCGGTAGTGCCGATCACTTTGTCGGCATTGGTCGAGTACACCTGTACGCAGCCTTGATCATCCAGGGCCACCACGTGACCCTCGGTATCGCCGACGGCAACAACTTTGAGTAGCTTCTGATCGGTCATCACTCTATTGATCGTCAGATCTCGGGTATTGATAACCCACGCGCCACGATCGCCAGCCACCGCAGCCACGACGGGTCGCGATTTACGGTGGTCAAGATCTACCGCGAGTTCATCTTCACTAGTTCCCTTGGGGTACTTCACCAGGGCAAATTCAAGGCCACCGGCTTCTGTCTCTGAAGCAACCACAATTCCTTGTTCACAGGCGATGGCAAGTCCTGCAGCAGTCTGCGTGGCATCGGTGGGGTTGGCACATTCGGCAGTCGATCCATCGACCCGCTGACCTTGAGCATCTAGGTAGTACACCTGTGCTGGGGTTGAGCCACTTGCCGGTTCGCTTTGAATTGCGCCTTCCCCGAGGGGAGCCAGAATGCCTTGGTGGGCGGTTGTCTCGGTGCTGAACTGTTCGGCGACTCTCCCCTGAGCAAGCTCGGCGTTATTGAGCAATATTCCCTTGCCCGTTTCGGGGAAGAATACTCCGGTGCTACCTGCGGTAGACAGTGGTCCGCCGATGATCCGCACCGGCCCTTGGCCCGTTACGTGGCCGACTTCTTGAGCAGCGGCACGGTAGTAATGGAAATGATCGGTGTGGTTCCAGCTCCACATTCCGCTGTCTACGATGTCGACACCTTTATTGGTATCGGCAAAGATATAGCGTCCGTCGGTATCCAAATTTTTGATATTTGGAAGCGATGACAAGTCGGTCTCTTCGCCACTTAGAAGATCCGACATTCCTGTCTTGCCCGTGGCGTCGATGGTTACTAGGTGCAGCGGCGCTTCGGCCATTTCTTGGGCACCTTCTATGGCACCGTGGTCCGCGGGCTCAGCAGAGCTTTCTTCGTCTGGAGCCGACGGAGTCGACGCGCACCCGGTCAGCAGGAGTCCGCTGAGGAGCACTGCGGTAAATCCGTTGATCTTGGACTTCATTTGGCACTTTCACTTTGTGGGGATAGGTCTTTGGATGTCTTGTGGTGTGTATCTTGGTTTCGCACAATCATTCGACGGGCCAGCGCAGAGAGCCCTGCGAACGTGATGGCCAGGCAGGAGATTGATGGGCCGGCGGCCGTTTGGGCGTACCAGGAGATCAGCAGTCCTCCCAGAACACTGAGCATCCCAATGACTGCAGCCAGCACCATGATGACCGGGATCCGGGTGACCCAAACTTTGGCTGCCACGACCGGAGCCAGCAGCATTCCAATCACCAAGAGTGTGCCAACCGATCGGAAAGATGCGGTGATTGCTAGGGCGACCAGAGCGACCAACATGATCTGTGCCAGCCCGGGCCGAAGTCCCAAGGTTTGTGCGATGCGGATATCAAAGGCGCTGGCGACAAAGGCGCGATGGAACTTTGTGGCGATGGCAATGCTCAGTAGCAGAGCAACAACGAGGAGGGTTAGATCCGAG
The nucleotide sequence above comes from Glutamicibacter sp. B1. Encoded proteins:
- a CDS encoding LutC/YkgG family protein, with the translated sequence MSAKEEILGRIRTALADTPVTEEVPREYRTTSTMSQEQLIELLVDRLVDYKAGVDVIEAEQIPDFVASKLKDASSVVYPQGLDARWLSALGSEVELRLDAPGARLSVAELDATSAVVTSSAVSVAESGTIILDGQPDQGRRAISLVPDHHVCIVPVSTIVQLLPEAMPRLSITRPLTWISGPSATSDIELERVEGVHGPRTLDVLMVRGL
- a CDS encoding ABC transporter yields the protein MKSKINGFTAVLLSGLLLTGCASTPSAPDEESSAEPADHGAIEGAQEMAEAPLHLVTIDATGKTGMSDLLSGEETDLSSLPNIKNLDTDGRYIFADTNKGVDIVDSGMWSWNHTDHFHYYRAAAQEVGHVTGQGPVRIIGGPLSTAGSTGVFFPETGKGILLNNAELAQGRVAEQFSTETTAHQGILAPLGEGAIQSEPASGSTPAQVYYLDAQGQRVDGSTAECANPTDATQTAAGLAIACEQGIVVASETEAGGLEFALVKYPKGTSEDELAVDLDHRKSRPVVAAVAGDRGAWVINTRDLTINRVMTDQKLLKVVAVGDTEGHVVALDDQGCVQVYSTNADKVIGTTETLLKKTLKDPVAMDSVNLVLDAQRAYVSAPAEEQVYEIDFADSARIARTLTPSVAPTWMTQVGN
- a CDS encoding metal ABC transporter substrate-binding protein, translated to MISRKNNPFKTLSALLLVPMILTGCAATAHEDQQPSVVVTTNILADVVQNLVGDQAQVHTLMPANVDPHSFEISAQQAALLNDADLVVSNGLNLEEGLQHQLEAVDAAGKEHFVATDHVQVLNVSGSSGAADPHFWTDPVQMIDVVDALASDLQELPGIQAEQLNEDTQSYRGELTELEQQMADSFNQIPEESRALVTNHHVFGYLSKRFGFRTVGAVIPSGTTLASPSAADMASLAEAIRTSKVSAIFVESAQPDKLARALADEANIDVQIVHLYSESLTLPGEPADSYLKMMQVNTEKITQALRN
- the aztD gene encoding zinc metallochaperone AztD, whose protein sequence is MNLISHRTLKVGSSLAVLGLLATGCSAQSAADSTDASTSPRVAVTYANGAAVLDGKSLEVLKTFDTEEFTRLNSAGDGRNFLLTTSKGFQVLDASTPELTEATFAASAAGHVVPHAGKTALFDDGSGVTTIFDTDKLAEDEGKLPEVETIESPAHHGVSVAMEDGTVLTTIGDASSRTGVQQLDAQHKKIAENTDCPAVHGEGTAAEGRAVFGCADGALVFADGKFTKLSAPDEYGRMGNAYVSHTSALVIGDYQNDPDAEGNLLHQITLIDTAKPSYQVADLPDGIEYTWRGVARGPEDLGYLLGTDGKIHVIDPSTGKITRSIDAIDAWEGPSQWQEAHPALRIDGNTAYVSEPAKKTVHAIDLESGNETASVVLDTEPNELAVTTK
- a CDS encoding LutB/LldF family L-lactate oxidation iron-sulfur protein; translated protein: MPAGGQGNLFEQEPFPKAAHRELGNTQMRKNLRHATHSIRDKRLKVVGELPDWEALRDAGSTIKNNSMATLEERLLEFEKNFTARGGVVHWARDADEANKIVTDLVRGTGATEVVKVKSMATQEIGLNEHLESEGIDAFETDLAELIVQLGHDKPSHILVPAIHKNRTEVRDIFLKEMPVVDPNLTDEPAKLAEAARAHLRKKFLAAKVAISGANFALADTGTLGVVESEGNGRMCLTLPETLITVMGIEKVLPHWEDIEVFMQLLPRSSTGERMNPYTSLWTGVTEDDGPQNVHIVLLDNGRTRALADRFGRTALNCIRCSACMNVCPVYERTGGHAYGSTYPGPIGAILSPLLTGIEVEENGSLPYASSLCGACYEACPVKINIPEILVHLRGEDVDAKREKHKLPTQMDLLMKGGSWALGKGKNIGLLEKALPLGRLAAGKDKKIKKLPGIAAGWTQSRDIPAPPNKSFRDWWSDEKESK
- the aztB gene encoding zinc ABC transporter permease AztB yields the protein MFINPFASEFMERALIGGSLVAIICAIAGTWVVIRGMAFLGEAIGHGMLPGVALATVLGFPVMIGAGISAVVMTGVLGAMQRKGKLSYDTSIGLVFVGMLSLGIIIVSHSRSFATDATSMLFGDILAVSTSDLTLLVVALLLSIAIATKFHRAFVASAFDIRIAQTLGLRPGLAQIMLVALVALAITASFRSVGTLLVIGMLLAPVVAAKVWVTRIPVIMVLAAVIGMLSVLGGLLISWYAQTAAGPSISCLAITFAGLSALARRMIVRNQDTHHKTSKDLSPQSESAK